The bacterium YEK0313 genome includes a region encoding these proteins:
- the cysL_5 gene encoding HTH-type transcriptional regulator CysL, translated as MTLEQLRIFVAVAERQHLTAAAAALNLTPSAVSAAIRALESRHGLQLFHRIGRRIERTEAGTIFLDEARATLARAAAAEQTLAELSGLTRGTLRIETSQTIGSYWLPPRLTRFHDRYPAITLDTAFGNTQTVARAVLTGTAELGLIEGAIDEPALASRVVAEDRLILVGAPGHALAGQAMVTAGMLARQRWAMREPGSGTRSELETALRRHGLAAGSLEIALDLPSNEALCSAVEASALVAVVSELVAAPRLAAGRLVRLAFVLPPRTFSLVRHRERHRSRAALAFEATLDGTAG; from the coding sequence ATGACCCTCGAACAGCTCCGCATCTTCGTGGCGGTCGCCGAGCGTCAGCACCTGACGGCGGCGGCCGCCGCCCTCAACCTCACGCCCTCCGCGGTCAGCGCGGCGATCCGCGCGCTGGAGAGCCGGCACGGCCTGCAGCTGTTCCATCGGATCGGCCGGCGCATCGAACGGACCGAGGCCGGCACCATCTTTCTCGACGAGGCGCGCGCGACGCTGGCCCGCGCCGCTGCCGCCGAGCAGACCCTGGCCGAGCTCAGCGGGCTGACGCGCGGCACGCTGCGCATCGAGACGAGCCAGACCATCGGCAGCTACTGGCTGCCGCCGCGGCTGACGCGCTTCCACGACCGCTATCCGGCGATCACGCTCGACACCGCCTTCGGCAACACCCAGACGGTGGCACGCGCCGTCCTGACCGGCACGGCCGAGCTCGGGCTGATCGAAGGGGCTATCGACGAGCCGGCCCTGGCGAGCCGGGTGGTCGCCGAGGACCGGCTGATCCTGGTCGGCGCGCCCGGCCATGCCCTTGCCGGCCAGGCCATGGTCACCGCCGGCATGCTCGCGCGCCAGCGCTGGGCGATGCGCGAGCCGGGTTCCGGCACGCGCTCCGAGCTTGAAACGGCGCTCCGCCGGCACGGCCTTGCGGCCGGCAGTCTGGAGATCGCGCTCGACCTGCCGTCCAACGAAGCCCTGTGCTCGGCGGTCGAAGCCAGCGCCCTGGTCGCGGTCGTGTCCGAACTCGTGGCGGCGCCGCGGCTCGCCGCCGGCCGGCTCGTCCGGCTCGCCTTCGTCCTGCCGCCACGGACGTTCAGCCTGGTCCGCCACCGCGAAAGGCACCGCTCGAGGGCCGCGCTGGCTTTCGAGGCGACCCTCGACGGGACGGCCGGCTGA
- the cysNC gene encoding Bifunctional enzyme CysN/CysC, whose translation MTMRVAARPPALDPANDTLPVRDRGALRFITCGSVDDGKSTLIGRLLHDSIGLLEDQLAGLKDDSRRFGTTGEELDLALLLDGLEAEREQGITIDVAYRFFSTARRAFVVADTPGHAQYTRNMATGASTAELAVLLVDARKGLMEQTRRHAAIVALLGIRHVVLAVNKIDLVDFSQERYDAIVADFTAFAAPLAFRSAAAIPLSARFGDNVTIRSRNTPWYEGPTLIRHLEAVETSDQVDEAPFRMGVQWVNRADIDFRGVAGTVASGRVAVGDTIVVAGSGKTTRVKRIVTLDGDLGSAAAGRAVTLTFTEDVDIARGDLIADPRARPMSARRLAADLVWMGETPGAAGARYLMKIGSATVPATVTRLVDTLDVATLERCADPLGFSLNTIGRVEIEAGSRIAFDPYADNRETGAFILIDRTTHLTVAAGLVVAGLDRAREVHRHPTEVTGAVRAALKSQVPLTVWLTGLPGSGKSTIANLVERRLAALGRHTMLLDGDNLRQGINADLGFDAAARAENVRRVGEIARLMAEAGLVTLVALVSPFRADRDRVAALFPEGRFVEVFVDASPETCRARDPKGLYAKAEAGRIVNFTGRDQAYEPPLEPALVLRSDELSPEDAAEQVVELILARIEPPLDGFDSAQL comes from the coding sequence ATGACCATGCGCGTCGCCGCCCGGCCACCGGCTCTCGACCCGGCCAACGACACCCTGCCGGTCCGCGATCGCGGCGCCCTGCGCTTCATTACCTGCGGCTCGGTGGACGACGGCAAGTCGACCCTGATCGGCCGCCTGCTGCACGATTCGATCGGCCTCCTCGAGGACCAGCTCGCCGGCCTGAAGGACGACAGCCGGCGCTTCGGCACGACCGGCGAGGAGCTCGATCTCGCCCTGCTGCTCGACGGCCTGGAAGCCGAGCGCGAGCAGGGCATCACCATCGACGTTGCCTACCGGTTCTTTTCGACCGCCCGCCGCGCCTTCGTCGTCGCGGATACGCCGGGCCATGCCCAATATACCCGCAACATGGCGACCGGCGCCTCGACGGCGGAGCTCGCCGTGCTGCTCGTCGATGCCCGCAAGGGCCTGATGGAGCAGACCCGGCGCCATGCCGCGATCGTCGCGCTGCTCGGCATCCGCCATGTCGTGCTGGCGGTCAACAAGATCGACCTCGTGGATTTCTCGCAGGAGCGCTACGACGCCATCGTCGCCGACTTCACCGCCTTCGCCGCGCCGCTCGCCTTCCGTTCGGCGGCCGCCATCCCGCTCTCGGCGCGCTTCGGCGACAATGTCACCATCCGCAGCCGCAACACGCCCTGGTACGAGGGCCCGACCCTGATCCGCCATCTCGAAGCGGTCGAGACCTCCGACCAGGTCGACGAGGCGCCGTTCCGCATGGGCGTGCAATGGGTCAACCGGGCCGATATCGACTTCCGCGGCGTGGCCGGTACGGTGGCGAGCGGCCGCGTCGCGGTCGGCGACACGATCGTCGTCGCCGGCTCGGGCAAGACGACGCGGGTCAAGCGCATCGTCACGCTCGACGGCGATCTCGGCTCGGCCGCCGCCGGCCGCGCGGTGACGCTGACCTTCACCGAGGATGTCGACATTGCGCGCGGCGACCTCATTGCCGATCCGCGCGCGCGTCCGATGAGCGCCCGCCGGCTTGCCGCCGACCTCGTCTGGATGGGCGAGACGCCGGGGGCGGCCGGCGCCCGTTACCTGATGAAGATCGGCAGCGCCACGGTGCCGGCGACGGTCACGCGGCTCGTCGACACGCTGGATGTCGCAACGCTCGAGCGCTGCGCGGATCCGCTCGGCTTCTCGCTCAACACGATCGGCCGGGTCGAGATCGAAGCCGGCAGCCGCATCGCCTTCGACCCCTATGCCGACAACCGGGAGACCGGCGCCTTCATCCTGATCGACCGGACCACCCATCTGACCGTGGCCGCCGGCCTGGTCGTCGCGGGCCTCGATCGCGCCCGCGAGGTGCATCGTCATCCGACCGAGGTGACCGGCGCGGTGCGCGCCGCGCTGAAGAGCCAGGTGCCGCTGACTGTCTGGCTGACCGGGCTGCCGGGCTCCGGCAAGTCGACCATCGCCAATCTGGTCGAGCGGCGGCTCGCCGCGCTCGGCCGCCACACCATGCTGCTCGACGGTGACAATCTGCGCCAGGGCATCAATGCCGATCTCGGCTTCGATGCCGCCGCCCGCGCCGAGAATGTCCGCCGGGTCGGCGAGATCGCCAGGCTGATGGCCGAGGCCGGCCTCGTCACGCTGGTCGCGCTCGTCTCGCCGTTCCGCGCCGACCGCGACCGGGTCGCCGCGCTGTTCCCGGAAGGCCGTTTCGTCGAGGTCTTCGTCGACGCCTCGCCCGAAACCTGCCGGGCGCGCGATCCGAAGGGGCTCTATGCCAAGGCCGAAGCCGGCCGGATCGTCAATTTCACCGGACGCGACCAGGCCTACGAACCGCCGCTCGAACCGGCCCTGGTGCTGCGCAGCGACGAACTGAGCCCGGAGGACGCCGCTGAACAGGTGGTCGAGCTGATCCTCGCCCGGATCGAGCCGCCGCTCGACGGCTTCGATTCGGCCCAGCTCTGA
- the cysD gene encoding Sulfate adenylyltransferase subunit 2, with the protein MTASAVRALKSDDTTDTRDIRRTLSPHLQRLEDEAIFIMREVVAEFRRPVMLYSVGKDSSVMLHIARKAFFPARPPFPFLHIASGWDFRALLDHRDRMARDYGLDLLVHSNEAAAAAGVNPFDTETGEYSRLMLTEVLKSALDEHGFDAAFGGGRRDEEKARAKERIFSHRSAGHVWDPRNQRPELWRLFNTRLGAGDTMRVFPLSNWTELDVWDYIRAEQIPIVPVYLAGDRQVVERDGALIMVDDDRMRFRPGEEVVTRRVRFRTLGCWPLTGAVASEATTVEDIIAEIVASRTSEREGRLVDGALQASMERKKREGYF; encoded by the coding sequence GTGACCGCGTCCGCAGTTCGTGCATTGAAGTCCGACGACACCACCGACACGCGCGATATCAGGCGGACGCTGTCGCCGCACCTGCAGCGCCTCGAGGACGAGGCGATCTTCATCATGCGCGAAGTGGTGGCCGAGTTCCGCCGGCCGGTCATGCTCTATTCGGTCGGCAAGGATTCCAGCGTGATGCTGCACATCGCGCGCAAGGCCTTCTTTCCGGCCAGGCCACCCTTTCCCTTCCTGCATATCGCCTCGGGCTGGGATTTCCGCGCGCTGCTCGATCACCGCGACCGCATGGCGCGCGACTATGGGCTCGATCTCCTCGTCCATTCGAACGAGGCCGCCGCCGCGGCCGGCGTCAATCCCTTCGACACCGAGACGGGCGAATATTCGCGCCTGATGCTCACCGAGGTTCTGAAGAGCGCGCTCGACGAGCACGGTTTCGACGCCGCCTTCGGCGGTGGCCGCCGCGACGAGGAGAAGGCGCGCGCCAAGGAGCGCATCTTCTCGCACCGTTCGGCCGGCCATGTCTGGGATCCGCGCAACCAGCGCCCGGAGCTCTGGCGCCTGTTCAATACCCGGCTCGGCGCCGGCGACACGATGCGCGTGTTTCCGCTGTCCAACTGGACCGAGCTCGACGTGTGGGACTATATCCGCGCCGAGCAGATCCCGATCGTGCCGGTCTATCTGGCCGGCGACCGCCAGGTGGTCGAGCGCGACGGCGCGCTGATCATGGTCGACGACGATCGCATGCGCTTCCGCCCGGGCGAGGAGGTGGTGACGCGCCGCGTCCGTTTCCGCACGCTCGGCTGCTGGCCGCTGACCGGCGCGGTCGCCTCGGAAGCGACCACGGTCGAGGACATCATCGCCGAGATCGTCGCCTCCCGCACCTCCGAACGCGAGGGCCGCCTCGTCGACGGCGCCCTGCAGGCCTCGATGGAACGCAAGAAGCGCGAGGGCTATTTCTGA
- the cysH gene encoding Phosphoadenosine phosphosulfate reductase produces MPTLDLTRPRGTADAALGAEATRLERAFGTRHPAEILKAVLVDLFPGKAALVTSFGADSAVLLHLAAGIDPAAPIVFIDTLRHFPATLAYRDLLVARLGLTGLVTVAPTPAEVSASDPVLALAERDPDACCGFRKVVPLARALQPFRAAITGRKRHQAATRAGLAVFEAEEGRIKVNPLAGWDVRDLAAYARAHDLPAHPLVAQGYPSIGCAPCTSPVAAGEDPRAGRWRGTAKIECGIHKPAGTLTDLRTGH; encoded by the coding sequence ATGCCGACGCTTGACCTGACGCGGCCGCGCGGGACTGCCGATGCGGCGCTGGGCGCCGAAGCGACAAGGCTCGAGCGCGCCTTCGGCACGCGGCACCCGGCCGAGATCCTGAAGGCGGTGCTGGTCGACCTGTTCCCGGGCAAGGCCGCGCTGGTCACGTCGTTCGGCGCCGATTCGGCGGTGCTCCTGCATCTGGCCGCCGGCATCGATCCGGCGGCGCCGATCGTCTTCATCGACACGCTCAGGCATTTCCCGGCAACGCTTGCCTATCGGGATCTTCTCGTCGCCAGGCTCGGGCTGACCGGCCTCGTCACCGTCGCGCCGACGCCTGCCGAGGTGAGCGCCAGCGATCCGGTCCTGGCGCTCGCCGAGCGCGACCCCGATGCCTGCTGCGGCTTCCGCAAGGTGGTGCCGCTCGCCCGGGCGCTGCAACCCTTCCGCGCCGCGATCACCGGCCGCAAGCGGCACCAGGCGGCGACCCGGGCGGGGCTTGCCGTGTTCGAGGCCGAGGAGGGCCGGATCAAGGTCAATCCACTGGCGGGCTGGGACGTCCGCGACCTTGCCGCCTATGCCCGGGCCCACGATCTGCCGGCCCATCCGCTGGTCGCGCAGGGCTATCCCTCGATCGGCTGCGCGCCCTGCACGTCGCCGGTCGCGGCCGGCGAGGATCCGCGCGCCGGGCGCTGGCGCGGCACCGCCAAGATCGAATGCGGCATTCACAAGCCCGCCGGCACGCTCACCGACCTTCGAACAGGACACTGA
- the sir_3 gene encoding Sulfite reductase [ferredoxin] → MYRYDEFDQAFVDERVAEFSDQVARRLSGELTEDQFKPLRLMNGVYLQLHAYMLRIAIPYGTLSSRQMRKLAHIGRTYDRDYGHFTTRQNLQFNWIRLADVPAILKELAEVEMHAIQTSGNCIRNVTADHFAGVAADEVADPRPYAEVLRQWSSLHPEFSFLPRKFKLAVTGAPNDRAAIQVHDIGLEVKRNDKGEIGFAVWVGGGQGRTPMIAKKVRDFLPEADLLAYCEAILRVYNLQGRRDNKYKARIKILVHEMGEEEMTRAVEAEFEAIGRTTLALPAEEVARIAAYFAPPALAALPVRSEVLERAKAADPELGRFLARNLHAHKAPGYGIVTVSLKPFGQPPGDATAGQMDAIADIAERYSCDEIRVSHEQNLVLPHVRLDDVPAVYAALKRAGLATPNAGLVTDIIACPGLDYCALANARSIPVAQRISERFAALDRQEEIGELKLKISGCINACGHHHVGHIGILGVDRKGEEFYQITLGGSADEKASIGEIVGRGFSSDEVVDAVENIIGTYLKVRSAPAETFLETYRRVGEAPFREALYADA, encoded by the coding sequence ATGTACCGCTACGATGAATTCGATCAGGCCTTCGTCGACGAGCGCGTCGCCGAATTCAGCGACCAGGTGGCGCGGCGTCTGTCGGGCGAGCTGACCGAGGACCAGTTCAAGCCGCTCCGGCTGATGAACGGCGTCTACCTGCAGCTGCACGCCTACATGCTCCGGATCGCCATCCCCTATGGCACGCTGTCGTCGCGCCAGATGCGCAAGCTCGCCCATATCGGCCGCACCTACGACCGCGACTACGGCCATTTCACCACTCGGCAGAACCTGCAGTTCAACTGGATCCGGCTCGCCGACGTGCCGGCCATTCTGAAGGAGCTCGCCGAGGTGGAAATGCATGCCATCCAGACCTCGGGCAATTGCATCCGCAACGTCACCGCCGACCATTTCGCCGGGGTTGCCGCCGACGAGGTCGCCGATCCCCGGCCCTATGCCGAGGTGCTGCGCCAGTGGTCGTCGCTGCATCCGGAATTCAGCTTCCTGCCGCGCAAGTTCAAGCTCGCGGTGACCGGCGCGCCGAACGACCGCGCGGCGATCCAGGTCCACGACATCGGGCTCGAGGTGAAGCGCAACGACAAGGGCGAGATCGGCTTCGCCGTCTGGGTCGGCGGCGGCCAGGGCCGCACCCCGATGATCGCCAAGAAAGTGCGCGACTTCCTGCCGGAGGCCGATCTCCTGGCCTATTGCGAGGCGATCCTGCGCGTCTACAACCTGCAGGGCCGGCGCGACAACAAGTACAAGGCCCGCATCAAGATCCTGGTCCACGAGATGGGCGAGGAGGAGATGACCCGCGCGGTCGAGGCCGAGTTCGAGGCGATCGGCCGCACGACGCTCGCCCTGCCGGCCGAGGAGGTGGCACGGATCGCCGCCTATTTCGCGCCGCCCGCGCTGGCCGCGCTGCCGGTCCGGTCCGAGGTGCTGGAACGGGCCAAGGCCGCCGATCCCGAGCTCGGGCGGTTCCTGGCTCGCAATCTCCATGCCCACAAGGCGCCTGGCTACGGCATCGTCACCGTCTCGCTGAAGCCCTTCGGCCAGCCGCCGGGCGACGCCACCGCGGGCCAGATGGATGCGATCGCCGACATTGCCGAGCGCTATTCGTGCGATGAGATCAGGGTCAGCCACGAGCAGAACCTGGTGCTGCCCCATGTCCGGCTCGACGACGTGCCGGCGGTCTATGCCGCGCTGAAGCGGGCGGGGCTCGCCACGCCCAATGCCGGGCTCGTCACCGATATCATCGCCTGCCCCGGCCTCGACTATTGCGCCCTCGCCAATGCCCGCTCGATCCCGGTCGCCCAGCGCATTTCCGAACGTTTCGCCGCGCTCGACCGCCAGGAGGAGATCGGCGAGCTGAAGCTGAAGATCTCCGGCTGCATCAATGCCTGCGGCCATCACCATGTCGGCCATATCGGCATTCTCGGCGTCGACCGGAAAGGCGAGGAATTCTACCAGATCACGCTCGGTGGCTCCGCCGACGAGAAAGCCTCGATCGGCGAGATCGTCGGCCGCGGCTTCTCGTCCGACGAGGTCGTCGATGCGGTCGAGAACATCATCGGCACCTATCTGAAGGTCCGCTCGGCGCCGGCCGAAACCTTCCTGGAAACCTATCGCCGGGTCGGCGAGGCCCCGTTCCGCGAGGCGCTCTATGCCGACGCTTGA
- the cysG_2 gene encoding Siroheme synthase, which yields MSRFKFFPISYDVAARVVIVAGNGEQALQKLRLLVRTEAKLVLCAADPSADLAAFAAAHGVEHIAAEPDARRLASAALLFVATGDAGDDARLALIARAAGVPVNVVDRPQISDFAVPAIVDRAPIAVAISTDGHAPVLAQKVRAAIEAMLPPAFGRLGELAAGLRERVNLRLGEPSRRRLFWSRLFDGRAAEAAFAGEAERARIIALNALDAAEADAMPAGKVFLVGAGPGSEDLLTIRAHRLLQTADVIVHDALVPEAVIAMGRRDAERIAVGKRKGRHSVAQEEIDALLVRLARDGRQVVRLKAGDPLVFGRAGEEIAALRAAGIAYEVVPGVTAALAAAADAAVPLTLRGLASHLVVATGHGAEGTEPEGWERLAADGATVAVYMGRSVAERVAARLAAAGLAPATPVLAVENAGRADRRLLAGRLAELGGLAGRADLTGPVLILIGPAVAAGDLADAEPFAAPLAAAA from the coding sequence GTGTCGCGTTTCAAGTTCTTTCCGATCTCCTATGACGTTGCCGCGCGCGTCGTGATCGTCGCCGGCAATGGCGAGCAGGCTCTGCAGAAGCTCCGGCTGCTGGTGCGCACCGAGGCGAAGCTCGTGCTCTGCGCCGCCGACCCGTCCGCCGACCTGGCCGCCTTCGCCGCCGCCCATGGCGTCGAGCACATCGCGGCCGAGCCCGACGCGCGGCGCCTGGCGAGCGCCGCGCTGCTGTTCGTCGCTACCGGCGATGCCGGCGACGATGCCCGCCTCGCCCTGATCGCCCGCGCCGCCGGCGTGCCGGTCAATGTCGTCGACCGGCCACAGATTTCCGATTTCGCCGTCCCGGCCATCGTCGACCGCGCGCCCATTGCGGTCGCCATCTCCACCGACGGCCATGCGCCGGTCCTCGCGCAGAAGGTGCGCGCGGCGATCGAAGCGATGCTGCCGCCGGCCTTCGGGCGGCTTGGCGAACTTGCCGCCGGCCTGCGCGAGCGGGTCAATCTCAGGCTTGGCGAACCGAGTCGCCGGCGGCTGTTCTGGTCGCGCCTGTTCGACGGCCGCGCGGCCGAGGCGGCGTTTGCCGGCGAAGCCGAGCGGGCCCGGATCATCGCGCTCAACGCGCTCGATGCCGCCGAGGCGGATGCCATGCCGGCCGGCAAGGTGTTCCTGGTCGGCGCCGGCCCTGGCTCGGAGGACCTCTTGACGATCCGCGCGCATCGCCTGCTGCAGACGGCGGATGTGATCGTGCACGATGCGCTGGTTCCCGAGGCCGTCATCGCCATGGGCCGGCGCGACGCCGAGCGCATTGCGGTCGGCAAGCGCAAGGGCCGCCATTCCGTCGCGCAGGAGGAGATCGACGCCCTCCTGGTGCGGCTCGCGCGGGACGGCCGCCAGGTGGTGCGGCTGAAGGCCGGCGATCCCCTGGTGTTCGGCCGGGCGGGCGAAGAGATCGCGGCGCTCCGAGCGGCAGGCATCGCCTATGAAGTCGTGCCCGGCGTGACCGCCGCGCTCGCCGCCGCGGCGGACGCGGCCGTGCCGCTCACCCTGCGCGGGCTCGCCTCGCATCTCGTCGTCGCCACCGGCCATGGCGCCGAGGGCACCGAGCCGGAAGGCTGGGAAAGGCTCGCCGCCGATGGCGCGACCGTTGCCGTCTACATGGGCAGGTCGGTCGCCGAACGGGTCGCCGCCCGGCTGGCCGCTGCCGGGCTCGCTCCGGCCACCCCGGTTCTCGCCGTCGAGAATGCCGGCCGCGCCGACCGGCGCCTGCTCGCCGGTCGGCTTGCCGAGCTCGGCGGCCTCGCCGGGCGCGCCGATCTGACCGGTCCCGTCCTCATCCTGATCGGCCCGGCGGTCGCTGCCGGCGATCTCGCCGATGCCGAACCTTTCGCCGCGCCGCTCGCGGCCGCCGCCTGA
- the cysA_5 gene encoding Sulfate/thiosulfate import ATP-binding protein CysA, with protein MGIDARHAVAIRAQGLIKWFGAGTAALDGIYLDVRPGELLALLGPSGSGKTTLLRAVAGLEQVDAGQILFDEENATALPVQARKVGFVFQHYALFRHLNVADNIAYGLNVRPRALRPPRAEIRRRVAELLDLVQLSGLEKRFPAQLSGGQRQRVALARALAVDPKVLLLDEPFGALDAQVRRDLRRWLREIHDRTGHTTLFVTHDQDEALELADRVAILNKGRIEQIGTPDEIYDHPATAFVAGFIGGAIKLDAEVRDGTVWAGAAQLVSAPIGTPPGPVELFVRPEDLALADPGTPAVKARVVGVRRSGPARRVDVVLAEGQPAVEVEVPTDLPVDRGEWLSVALKTVRLFPAARL; from the coding sequence GTGGGCATTGATGCGCGGCACGCCGTCGCGATCCGGGCGCAGGGCCTGATCAAGTGGTTCGGCGCCGGCACCGCGGCGCTCGACGGCATCTATCTCGACGTCCGTCCCGGCGAGCTCCTGGCCCTGCTGGGCCCGTCCGGCTCCGGCAAGACCACGTTGCTGCGCGCCGTCGCCGGCCTCGAACAGGTCGATGCCGGCCAGATCCTGTTCGATGAGGAGAATGCCACCGCCCTGCCGGTCCAGGCGCGCAAGGTCGGCTTCGTCTTCCAGCACTATGCTTTGTTCCGCCACCTCAACGTGGCCGACAACATCGCCTATGGGCTGAATGTCCGCCCGCGCGCCCTGCGTCCGCCGCGCGCCGAGATCCGGCGCCGGGTCGCCGAGCTTCTCGATCTCGTCCAGCTCTCCGGCCTCGAAAAGCGCTTTCCCGCCCAGCTCTCGGGCGGCCAGCGCCAGCGCGTCGCGCTCGCCCGCGCCCTTGCCGTCGACCCGAAAGTGCTGCTGCTCGACGAGCCTTTCGGCGCGCTCGACGCCCAGGTCCGGCGCGATCTCCGCCGCTGGCTGCGCGAGATTCACGACCGCACCGGCCACACCACCCTGTTCGTCACTCACGACCAGGACGAGGCGCTCGAGCTCGCCGACCGGGTCGCGATCCTCAACAAGGGCCGGATCGAGCAGATCGGCACGCCCGACGAGATCTACGACCATCCGGCGACCGCCTTCGTCGCCGGCTTCATCGGCGGCGCCATCAAGCTCGATGCCGAGGTCCGCGACGGCACGGTGTGGGCCGGCGCCGCCCAGCTCGTCTCGGCGCCGATCGGCACGCCGCCGGGCCCGGTCGAGCTGTTCGTCCGCCCCGAGGATCTCGCGCTCGCCGATCCCGGCACGCCGGCGGTCAAGGCCCGCGTCGTCGGCGTGCGCCGCTCGGGGCCGGCGCGCCGCGTCGATGTCGTACTGGCCGAGGGCCAACCGGCGGTCGAGGTCGAAGTGCCGACGGACCTGCCGGTCGATCGGGGCGAATGGCTGTCCGTCGCCCTGAAGACGGTGCGTCTTTTCCCCGCCGCCCGCCTCTGA
- the cysW gene encoding Sulfate transport system permease protein CysW translates to MHEPRPAWPPSATGERPVTRWILILVAIGFLALFVLLPLVAVFAEALRRGVPAFLDAFGDEDTLAAIRLTLLVAAITVPANLVFGIAAAWAVAKFEFPGKSLLVTLIDLPFSVSPVVSGLIYVLLFGAQGLFGATLDAHGLKIIFAVPGIVLATIFVTFPFIARELIPLMQEQGTSEEEAALTLGASGLRTFLTITLPNVKWALLYGVLLCNARAMGEFGAVSVVSGHIRGLTNTMPLHVEILYNEYNFVGAFAVASLLAGLALVTLFAKSILEWRYADALVGARGH, encoded by the coding sequence ATGCATGAGCCGCGTCCCGCCTGGCCGCCGTCGGCCACCGGTGAGCGGCCGGTCACCCGCTGGATCCTGATCCTCGTCGCGATCGGCTTTCTCGCCCTGTTCGTCCTGCTGCCGCTCGTCGCCGTCTTCGCCGAGGCGCTCCGTCGCGGTGTGCCGGCTTTCCTCGATGCCTTTGGAGACGAGGACACGCTGGCCGCGATCCGCCTGACCCTGCTGGTCGCCGCCATCACCGTTCCGGCCAATCTGGTCTTCGGCATCGCCGCGGCCTGGGCCGTCGCCAAGTTCGAATTCCCCGGCAAGAGCCTGCTGGTGACGCTGATCGACCTGCCCTTCTCTGTCTCGCCGGTCGTCTCGGGCCTCATCTACGTGCTGCTGTTCGGCGCCCAGGGTCTGTTCGGGGCGACGCTCGACGCGCACGGCCTGAAGATCATCTTCGCCGTGCCGGGCATCGTCCTCGCCACGATCTTCGTCACTTTCCCGTTCATCGCCCGCGAACTCATTCCGCTGATGCAGGAACAGGGCACGAGCGAGGAGGAGGCCGCCCTGACGCTCGGCGCCTCGGGGCTCCGGACCTTCCTGACCATCACGCTGCCGAACGTCAAATGGGCGCTGCTCTACGGCGTCCTGCTCTGCAACGCCCGCGCCATGGGCGAGTTCGGCGCCGTCTCGGTGGTGTCGGGCCATATCCGTGGCCTCACCAACACGATGCCGCTCCATGTGGAGATACTCTACAATGAGTACAACTTTGTCGGTGCCTTCGCAGTCGCTTCGCTCCTTGCAGGGCTTGCCCTTGTCACGCTTTTCGCGAAATCGATCCTCGAATGGCGATACGCAGACGCTCTCGTCGGCGCGCGTGGGCATTGA
- the cysT_2 gene encoding Sulfate transport system permease protein CysT has protein sequence MTAASLSASAFSFRKPSALPGFGLTLGFTLAYLSLIVLIPLAVLVWRASGLGLDGIWRIGTSPRVLAALETSFFISFAAAALNAVFGFILAWVLTRYWFPGRAAIDAMVDLPFALPTAVAGIALTALYAPNGWIGALIAPLGIKVAYTPLGIFVALVFIGLPFVVRTVQPVLADLDREIEEASATLGASRRQTVLRVVLPPLLPSVLTGFALAFARAVGEYGSVIFIAGNMPFRSEIAPLLIVVQLEEFKYAEATAIATIMLAISFLALLAINLLQSYSRRRFGHA, from the coding sequence ATGACCGCGGCGAGCCTGTCAGCGTCGGCCTTCAGCTTCCGCAAGCCGAGCGCCCTGCCCGGCTTCGGGCTGACGCTCGGGTTCACGCTCGCCTATCTCTCGCTCATCGTCCTGATCCCGCTCGCGGTCCTGGTCTGGCGGGCGAGCGGTCTTGGGCTCGACGGCATCTGGCGCATCGGCACGTCGCCGCGCGTGCTGGCGGCGCTCGAGACGAGCTTCTTCATCTCCTTCGCCGCCGCCGCGTTGAACGCGGTGTTCGGTTTCATCCTCGCCTGGGTGCTCACCCGCTACTGGTTTCCCGGCCGGGCCGCGATCGACGCGATGGTCGATCTGCCTTTCGCCTTGCCGACCGCGGTCGCCGGCATCGCTCTCACCGCCCTCTATGCACCCAATGGCTGGATCGGCGCGCTCATCGCGCCGCTCGGCATCAAGGTCGCCTATACGCCCCTCGGCATTTTCGTGGCGCTGGTCTTCATCGGCCTGCCCTTCGTGGTGCGCACGGTGCAGCCGGTGCTCGCCGATCTCGACCGCGAGATCGAGGAGGCTTCGGCGACGCTCGGCGCGAGTCGCCGCCAGACCGTGCTGCGCGTCGTCCTGCCGCCGCTGCTGCCGTCGGTGCTGACCGGCTTTGCCCTCGCTTTCGCGCGTGCCGTCGGCGAATACGGCTCGGTCATCTTCATCGCCGGCAACATGCCGTTCCGGTCCGAAATCGCGCCGCTGCTGATCGTCGTTCAGCTCGAAGAATTCAAATATGCCGAGGCGACGGCGATCGCGACCATCATGCTGGCCATCTCGTTCCTGGCGCTGCTGGCGATCAACCTGCTGCAGTCCTACAGCCGGCGGAGGTTCGGTCATGCATGA